In one window of Vicinamibacterales bacterium DNA:
- a CDS encoding pitrilysin family protein: MSGSRRVSAFLFAVAVVLVVPIGAADTAIKFTDVKLKNGLRVIVSEDHSAPTFSIAVTYNVGSADEKVRRTGFAHLFEHMMFKGSENVGPGEHFTLVFNNGGNMNGTTNNDRTLYFETLPANQLDLALFLESDRMKSLDITKANLDNQRNAVQEERRLGLDNQPYGNTYERIDEQAYDNPAYKHSVIGSMDDLNAASVDDVATFFKTYYAPNNAVLSIVGDVDTKRTLALIEKYFGPISRQPQPKRPDLAEPPHTAERRSTIEDSLARLPQVDIAWITPPAGTPDFDALDVVSWVLSSGRSARLNQVVVREKQLAVFASANNPDKRGPGLFQVSAQVAPGKSPADVEAALLEEVEKVKTGPIHDWEIDKAHNNGVRQQAAAMTSTLQRAIQLGEYALFYDNPNLVNTRAATYEKVTAADVQRVARKYLTAQNRSVVITLPKTAAAGAPTGGAE, translated from the coding sequence ATGTCTGGTTCGCGCCGGGTTTCCGCGTTCCTGTTCGCGGTTGCGGTTGTCCTTGTGGTCCCGATCGGGGCCGCGGACACGGCGATCAAGTTCACCGACGTCAAGCTGAAGAACGGGCTGCGCGTCATTGTCTCCGAGGACCACTCGGCGCCGACCTTTTCCATCGCCGTGACCTACAACGTCGGATCGGCCGACGAGAAGGTGCGTCGCACCGGGTTCGCGCATCTCTTCGAGCACATGATGTTCAAGGGATCCGAGAACGTCGGTCCGGGCGAGCACTTCACGCTGGTCTTCAACAACGGCGGCAACATGAACGGCACGACGAACAACGACCGGACGCTGTACTTCGAGACGCTGCCGGCCAACCAGCTCGATCTCGCGCTGTTCCTCGAGAGCGACCGGATGAAGTCGCTCGACATCACGAAGGCGAATCTGGACAACCAGCGCAACGCCGTCCAGGAGGAACGCCGGCTCGGCCTCGACAATCAGCCGTATGGCAATACTTACGAGCGCATCGACGAACAGGCCTACGACAATCCCGCCTACAAGCACTCGGTCATCGGCTCGATGGACGACCTGAACGCCGCGTCGGTGGACGACGTGGCGACGTTCTTCAAGACGTATTACGCGCCGAACAACGCCGTCCTGTCGATCGTCGGCGACGTCGACACGAAGCGGACGCTGGCGCTCATCGAAAAGTACTTCGGGCCGATTTCCCGGCAGCCGCAGCCCAAGCGCCCCGACCTCGCCGAGCCGCCACACACGGCCGAACGGCGCAGCACGATCGAGGATTCGCTGGCGCGTCTGCCCCAGGTCGACATCGCGTGGATCACGCCGCCGGCCGGAACTCCCGATTTCGACGCGCTCGACGTGGTGTCGTGGGTGCTGTCGAGCGGGCGCAGCGCCCGGCTGAACCAGGTGGTCGTGCGCGAAAAGCAACTGGCGGTGTTCGCGTCGGCGAACAATCCCGACAAGCGCGGGCCAGGCCTCTTCCAAGTGTCGGCGCAAGTGGCGCCCGGCAAGTCCCCGGCGGACGTCGAGGCGGCGCTCCTCGAAGAGGTCGAGAAGGTCAAGACGGGCCCGATCCACGACTGGGAAATCGACAAGGCCCACAACAATGGTGTGCGTCAGCAGGCGGCGGCGATGACGAGCACGCTGCAGCGTGCGATTCAACTGGGAGAGTACGCGCTCTTCTACGACAACCCCAACCTGGTCAACACCCGCGCCGCGACCTACGAAAAGGTGACGGCAGCGGACGTCCAGCGAGTCGCGCGGAAGTATCTGACCGCCCAGAACCGCTCGGTGGTGATTACCTTGCCGAAGACGGCCGCGGCCGGCGCGCCGACGGGAGGCGCCGAGTGA